A window from Lytechinus pictus isolate F3 Inbred chromosome 9, Lp3.0, whole genome shotgun sequence encodes these proteins:
- the LOC135155440 gene encoding mucin-17-like, translating into MTAEKTTPADKTTKETSAANTTTEETTLADTTTEATTPADTTTEETTSADATEETTPADTTTVVGSTPADTTTEETTTADTTTEETTPADTTTEATTPADTTTKEITQADTTTEETTLADTTTVETTPADTTTEETISADTTTEETTSADTTNEETTPADTTREGSILAVTTTDETTPADTTTEETTKADTTTEETTPADTTTEETTTADTTTEDTTPAETTTEEITSADTTNEETSPADTTTEGSTLALTTAEETTTADTTTEETTPADTTAEETTPADTTTEETTLADTTNEETTPADTTTEGSTLDVTTTEETTTAEQTKEETTPADTTTEETTSAAATNEETTPADTTTEGSTLAVTTTEETTTADTTTEKITSADTTNEETTPADTTTEGSILAVTTTEETTTADPTTEETTPAYTTTVEITQADPTTEETTSADTANEETTPDDTRTEGSTLADTTTEETTPADTTAEETTTADTTTEEITPADTTTEETTTADTTTEDTTPADTTSEETTSADTTNEETTPADTTPEETTPADTTTEETTPADTRTEETTLADTTPEETTPADTTTEETTPADTRTEETTPADTSTEETTMADSTTEETTPADTTTEETTSADTTNKETTPADTTTEGSTLAVTTTEETTPADTTPEETTRADTTIEETTPADTTTDGTKPADTTPEETTPADTTTEETTSADKTNKETTPADTTTEGSTLAVTTTEETKPADTTPEETTPADTKIEETTPADTTTEGSTLADTTTEETTPADTTTEETTTADTTTEEMTPADTTTEEITAADTTNEETTPADTTTEEITSADTTTGETTPADTTIEGSTLAVITTEETTTADSTSEETTPADTTTEETTPDDTTPEETTPADITTGEPTPADTTTDETTPADTTTEETTTADTTTEETTPADTTTEETTSADTTNAETAPADTTTEGSTLAVTTTEETTSADTTNEETSPADTTTEGSTLALTTAEETTTADTTTEETTPADTTAEETTPADTTTEETTLADTTNEETTPADTTTEGSTLDVTTTEETTTAEQTKEETTPADTTTEETTSAAATNEETTPADTTTEGSTLAVTTTEETTTADTTTEKITSADTTNEETTPADTTTEGSILAVTTTEETTTADPTTEETTPAYTTTVEITQADPTTEETTSADTANEETTPDDTRTEGSTLADTTTEETTPADTTAEETTTADTTTEEITPADTTTEETTTADTTTEDTTPADTTSEETTSADTTNEETTPADTTPEETTPADTTTEETTPADTRTEETTLADTTPEETTPADTTTEETTPADTRTEETTPADTSTEETTMADSTTEETTPADTTTEETTSADTTNKETTPADTTTEGSTLAVTTTEETTPADTTPEETTPADTTIEETTPADTTTDGTKPADTTPEETTPADTTTEETTSADKTNKETTPADTTTEGSTLAVTTTEETTPADTTPEETTPADTTIEETTPADTTTEGTTLADTTTVEITPADTTTEETTTADTTTEETTPADTTIEETTPADTTTEGSTLADTTTEETTPADTTTEETTTADTTTEEMTPADTTTEEITPADTTTEETTTADTTTEDTTPADTTSEETTSADTTNEETTPADTTPEETTPADTTTEETTPADTRTEETTLADTTPEETTPADTTTEETTPADTTTDETTPADTTTEETTTADTTTEETTPADTTTEETTSADTTNAETAPADTTTEGSTLAVTTTEETTTADTTTEETTIADTTIEETTPADTTTVEITSADTTNEETTLAVTTPEETTPADTTIEETTPADTTTEEITSADTTNEETTLAVTTPEETTPADTTTEETTPTDTTTEETTLADTTTEETTTADTTTEETTPADTTTEETTIAAKTNEETTSAATTNEETTPADTTTEGSTLAVTTTEETTPADTTTKETTPADTTTEETTPADTTTEETTPADTSTKENTTADTTNEETTPADTTTEGSTLAVTTTEETTTADPTTEETTPAYTTTVEITQADPTTEETTSADTANEETTPDDTRTEGSTLADTTTEETTPADTTTEETTTADTTTEEITPADTTTEETTPADTTTEETTPADTTTEETTLAARTNEETTPADTTTEGSTLAVTTTEETTPADTTPEETTPADTTIEETSPADKKTEGTTLADTTTEETTPADPKTEETTPAYTTTVEITQADPTTEETTSADTANEETTPDDTRTERSTLADTTTEETTPADTTTEETTTADTTTEETTPADTTTEETTSAARTNEETTPADTTTEGFTQVVTTTEETTTAETTTEETTPADTTTEEFTTADTTTEETTPADTTTEGTTSADTTNAETTPADTTTEGSTLAVTTTEETMTADTTTEETTMADTTIEETTPADTTTEETILADTTNKETTPADTTTEGSTLAVTTTEETTPADTTPEETTPADTTIEETSPADTKTEGTTLADTTTEETTPADTTTEGTTLAVTTTEETTPADTTPEETTPTDTTTEETTLADTTTEETTMADTTPEETTLADTTTEETTIAAKTNVETTSAATTNEETTPADTTTEGSTLAVTTTEETTSADTTTKETTPADTTTEETTPADTTTEETTPADTTTEGSTLAVTTTEETTTADPTTEETTPAYTTTVGITQADPTTEETTSADTANEETTPDDTRTERSTLADTTTEETTPADTTTKETTTADTTTEETTPADTTTEKISSADTTNEETTPADTTTEGSTLAVTTTEETTTADPTTEETTPAYTTTVGITQADPTTEETTSADTANEETTPDDTRTERSTLADTTTEETTPADTITEETTTADTTTEEITPADTTTEETTPADTTTEETTPTDTTTEETTSAARTNEETTPANTTTEGFTQAVTTTEETTTAETTPEETTPADTTIEETSPADTKTEGTTLADTTTEETTPADTTTEGTTLAKPHLLIQQ; encoded by the exons GCAGCTAatacaacaacagaagaaacAACACTAGCTGACACTACAACTGAAGCaactacaccagctgatacaacaacagagGAAACTACATCAGCTGATGcaacagaagaaactacaccggctgatacaacaacagtaGTAGGATCTACACCAGCTGacacaacaactgaagaaactacgacagctgatacaacaacagaagaaactacaccagctgatacaacaactgaagcAACTACACCAGCAGATACAACAACAAAGGAAATTACAcaagctgatacaacaactgaagaaactacattagctgatacaacaacagtaGAAACTACACCAGCCGATACAACAACCGAAGAAACGATatcagctgatacaacaactgaagaaactacttcagctgatacaacaaatgaagaaaccacaccagctgatacaacaagaGAAGGATCTATACTAGCTGTTACTACAACTGATGAAACTACAccggctgatacaacaactgaagaaactacgaaagctgatacaacaacggaagaaactacaccggctgatacaacaactgaagaaactacgacGGCTGATACAACAACCGAAGACACGACACCAGCTGaaacaacaactgaagaaattacttcagctgatacaacaaatgaagaaacctcaccagctgatacaacaacagaaggATCCACACTAGCTCTTACTACAGCCGAAGAAACTACgacagctgatacaacaactgaagaaacgacaccagctgatacaacagcagaagaaactacaccagctgatacaacaactgaagaaactactttagctgatacaacaaatgaagaaactacaccagctgatacaacaacagaaggATCTACACTAGATGTTactacaactgaagaaactacgacAGCTgaacaaacaaaagaagaaactacaccggctgatacaacaactgaagaaactacttcAGCTGCTgcaacaaatgaagaaaccacaccagctgatacaacaacagagGGATCTACACTAGCTGTTactacaactgaagaaactacaacagctgatacaacaactgaaaAAATTACTtcagctgatacaacaaatgaagaaaccacaccagctgatacaacaacagaaggATCTATACTAGCCGTTactacaactgaagaaactacgacAGCTGAtccaacaactgaagaaactacgccAGCTTATACAACAACAGTAGAAATTACACAAGCCGAtccaacaactgaagaaactacttcAGCTGATACAGCAAATGAAGAAACCACACCAGATGATACAAGAACAGAGGGATCTACactagctgatacaacaactgaagaaactacaccagccGATACAACAGCTGAAGAAACTACGACGGCTGATACAACAACCGAAGAAattacaccagctgatacaacaactgaagaaactacgacGGCTGATACAACAACCGAAGACACAACACCAGCTGACACAACAAGTGAAGAAACTACTtcagctgatacaacaaatgaagaaactacaccagctgatacaacacctgaagaaaccacaccagctgatacaacaacagaagaaactacaccggCTGATACAagaactgaagaaactacattAGCTGATACAACACCTGAAGAAaccacaccagctgatacaacaacagaagaaactacaccggCTGATACAagaactgaagaaactacaccagccGATACATCAACTGAAGAAACAACGATGGCTGATTCAACAACCGAAGAAAcgacaccagctgatacaacaactgaagaaactacttcagctgatacaacaaataaagaaaccacaccagctgatacaacaacagaaggATCTACACTAGCTGTTactacaactgaagaaactacaccagctgatacaacaccTGAAGAAACCACACGAGCTGATACAACAATAGAAGAAACTACAccggctgatacaacaactgatGGAACTAAACCGGCTGATACAACACCTGAAGAAaccacaccagctgatacaacaactgaagaaactacttcagctgataaaacaaataaagaaaccacaccagctgatacaacaacagaaggATCTACACTAGCTGTTactacaactgaagaaactaaaccagctgatacaacacctgaagaaaccacaccagctgatacaaaaatagaagaaacaacaccggctgatacaacaactgaaggATCTACactagctgatacaacaactgaagaaactacaccagccgatacaacaactgaagaaactacgacGGCTGATACAACAACCGAAGAAAtgacaccagctgatacaacaactgaagaaattactgcagctgatacaacaaatgaagaaaccaCACCAGCTGATACCACAACTGAAGAAATTACttcagctgatacaacaactggAGAAACCACACCTGCTGATACAACAATAGAAGGATCTACACTAGCAGTTAttacaactgaagaaactacgacAGCTGATTCAACATcagaagaaactacaccggctgatacaacaactgaagaaactacgccAGATGATACAACACCTGAAGAAACCACACCAGCTGATATAACAACAGGAGAACCTACAccggctgatacaacaactgatGAAACTACAccggctgatacaacaactgaagaaactacgacGGCTGATACAACAACCGAAGAAACGACACCAGccgatacaacaactgaagaaactacttcagctgatacaacaaatgCAGAAACcgcaccagctgatacaacaacagaaggATCCACACTAGCTGTTactacaactgaagaaactacttcagctgatacaacaaatgaagaaacctcaccagctgatacaacaacagaaggATCCACACTAGCTCTTACTACAGCCGAAGAAACTACgacagctgatacaacaactgaagaaacgacaccagctgatacaacagcagaagaaactacaccagctgatacaacaactgaagaaactactttagctgatacaacaaatgaagaaactacaccagctgatacaacaacagaaggATCTACACTAGATGTTactacaactgaagaaactacgacAGCTgaacaaacaaaagaagaaactacaccggctgatacaacaactgaagaaactacttcAGCTGCTgcaacaaatgaagaaaccacaccagctgatacaacaacagagGGATCTACACTAGCTGTTactacaactgaagaaactacaacagctgatacaacaactgaaaAAATTACTtcagctgatacaacaaatgaagaaaccacaccagctgatacaacaacagaaggATCTATACTAGCCGTTactacaactgaagaaactacgacAGCTGAtccaacaactgaagaaactacgccAGCTTATACAACAACAGTAGAAATTACACAAGCCGAtccaacaactgaagaaactacttcAGCTGATACAGCAAATGAAGAAACCACACCAGATGATACAAGAACAGAGGGATCTACactagctgatacaacaactgaagaaactacaccagccGATACAACAGCTGAAGAAACTACGACGGCTGATACAACAACCGAAGAAattacaccagctgatacaacaactgaagaaactacgacGGCTGATACAACAACCGAAGACACAACACCAGCTGACACAACAAGTGAAGAAACTACTtcagctgatacaacaaatgaagaaactacaccagctgatacaacacctgaagaaaccacaccagctgatacaacaacagaagaaactacaccggCTGATACAagaactgaagaaactacattAGCTGATACAACACCTGAAGAAaccacaccagctgatacaacaacagaagaaactacaccggCTGATACAagaactgaagaaactacaccagccGACACATCAACTGAAGAAACAACGATGGCTGATTCAACAACCGAAGAAAcgacaccagctgatacaacaactgaagaaactacttcagctgatacaacaaataaagaaaccacaccagctgatacaacaacagaaggATCTACACTAGCTGTTactacaactgaagaaactacaccagctgatacaacacctgaagaaaccacaccagctgatacaacaatagaagaaactacaccggctgatacaacaactgatGGAACTAAACCGGCTGATACAACACCTGAAGAAaccacaccagctgatacaacaactgaagaaactacttcagctgataaaacaaataaagaaaccacaccagctgatacaacaacagaaggATCTACACTAGCTGTTactacaactgaagaaactacaccagctgatacaacacctgaagaaaccacaccagctgatacaacaatagaagaaactacaccggctgatacaacaactgaaggAACTACACtggctgatacaacaacagtaGAAATTACACCAGccgatacaacaactgaagaaactacgacggctgatacaacaaccgaagaaaccacaccagctgatacaacaataGAAGAAACAACAccggctgatacaacaactgaaggATCTACactagctgatacaacaactgaagaaactacaccagccgatacaacaactgaagaaactacgacGGCTGATACAACAACCGAAGAAAtgacaccagctgatacaacaaccgaAGAAattacaccagctgatacaacaactgaagaaactacgacGGCTGATACAACAACCGAAGACACAACACCAGCTGACACAACAAGTGAAGAAACTACTTCCGCTGatacaacaaatgaagaaactacaccagctgatacaacacctgaagaaaccacaccagctgatacaacaacagaagaaactacaccggCTGATACAagaactgaagaaactacattAGCTGATACAACACCTGAAGAAaccacaccagctgatacaacaacagaagaaactacaccggctgatacaacaactgatGAAACTACAccggctgatacaacaactgaagaaactacgacGGCTGATACAACAACCGAAGAAACGACACCAGccgatacaacaactgaagaaactacttcagctgatacaacaaatgCGGAAACcgcaccagctgatacaacaacagaaggATCCACACTAGCTGTTactacaactgaagaaactacgacagctgatacaacaacagaagaaactacGATTGCTGATACAACAATCGAAGAAAcgacaccagctgatacaacaactgtAGAAATTACTtcagctgatacaacaaatgaagaaaccaCACTAGCTGTAACTACACCTGAAGAAACTAcgccagctgatacaacaatcGAAGAAAcgacaccagctgatacaacaactgaagaaattacttcagctgatacaacaaatgaagaaaccaCACTAGCTGTTACTACACCTGAAGAAACTAcgccagctgatacaacaacagaagaaactacaccgactgatacaacaactgaagaaactacactagctgatacaacaactgaagaaactacgacGGCTGATACAACAACCGAAGAAAcgacaccagctgatacaacaactgaagaaactactaTAGCTGctaaaacaaatgaagaaactACTTCAGCTGctacaacaaatgaagaaaccacaccagctgatacaacaacagagGGATCTACACTAGCTGTTactacaactgaagaaactacaccggctgatacaacaacaaaagaaactacaccggctgatacaacaactgaagaaactacgccagctgatacaacaacagaagaaactacaccggCTGATACatcaacaaaagaaaatacgacggctgatacaacaaatgaagaaaccacaccagctgatacaacaacagaaggATCTACACTAGCCGTTactacaactgaagaaactacgacAGCTGATccaacaacagaagaaactacGCCAGCTTATACAACAACAGTAGAAATTACACAAGCCGAtccaacaactgaagaaactacttcAGCTGATACAGCAAATGAAGAAACCACACCAGATGATACAAGAACAGAGGGATCTACactagctgatacaacaactgaagaaactacaccagccgatacaacaactgaagaaactacgacGGCTGATACAACAACCGAAGAAattacaccagctgatacaacaactgaagaaactacgccagctgatacaacaacagaagaaactacaccggctgatacaacaactgaagaaactactttAGCTGCTAGAACAAATGAAGAAaccacaccagctgatacaacaacagaaggATCTACACTAGCTGTTactacaactgaagaaactacaccagctgatacaacacctgaagaaaccacaccagctgatacaacaataGAAGAAACTTCACCGGCTGATAAAAAAACTGAAGGAACTACACTGGCTGATACAACAACCGAAGAAACCACACCAGCTGATCCaaaaactgaagaaactacgccAGCGTATACAACAACAGTAGAAATTACACAAGCCGAtccaacaactgaagaaactacttcAGCTGATACAGCAAATGAAGAAACCACACCAGATGATACAAGAACAGAGAGATCTACactagctgatacaacaactgaagaaactacaccagccgatacaacaactgaagaaactacgacggctgatacaacaacagaagaaactacaccggctgatacaacaactgaagaaactacttcAGCTGCTAGAACAAATGAAGAAaccacaccagctgatacaacaacagaaggATTTACACAAGTTGTTactacaactgaagaaactacaacAGCTGaaacaacaactgaagaaactacgccagctgatacaacaactgaagaatTTACGACGGCTGATACAACAACCGAAGAAACGACACCAGccgatacaacaactgaagGAACTACTtcagctgatacaacaaatgcagaaaccacaccagctgatacaacaacagaaggATCCACACTAGCTGTTactacaactgaagaaactatgacagctgatacaacaacagaagaaactacGATGGCTGATACAACAATCGAAGAAAcgacaccagctgatacaacaactgaagaaactattttagctgatacaacaaataaagaaaccacaccagctgatacaacaacagaaggATCTACACTAGCTGTTactacaactgaagaaactacaccagctgatacaacacctgaagaaaccacaccagctgatacaacaataGAAGAAACTTCACCGGCTGATACAAAAACTGAAGGAACTACACTGGCTGATACAACAACCGAAGAAaccacaccagctgatacaacaactgaaggAACTACACTAGCTGTTactacaactgaagaaactacaccagctgatacaacacctgaagaaactacaccgactgatacaacaactgaagaaactacactagctgatacaacaactgaagaaactacgatGGCTGATACAACACCCGAAGAAACGACactagctgatacaacaactgaagaaactactaTAGCTGCTAAAACAAATGTCGAAACTACTTCAGCTGctacaacaaatgaagaaaccacaccagctgatacaacaacagagGGATCTACACTAGCTGTTactacaactgaagaaactacatcggctgatacaacaacaaaagaaactacaccggctgatacaacaactgaagaaactacgccagctgatacaacaacagaagaaactacaccagctgatacaacaacagaaggATCTACACTAGCCGTTactacaactgaagaaactacgacAGCTGAtccaacaactgaagaaactacgccAGCTTATACAACAACAGTAGGAATTACACAAGCCGAtccaacaactgaagaaactacttcAGCTGATACAGCAAATGAAGAAACCACACCAGATGATACAAGAACAGAGAGATCTACactagctgatacaacaactgaagaaactacaccagccGATACAACAACTAAAGAAACTACGACGGCTGATACTACAACCGAAGAAAcgacaccagctgatacaacaactgaaaAAATTTCTtcagctgatacaacaaatgaagaaaccacaccagctgatacaacaacagaaggATCTACACTAGCCGTTactacaactgaagaaactacgacAGCTGAtccaacaactgaagaaactacgccAGCTTATACAACAACAGTAGGAATTACACAAGCCGAtccaacaactgaagaaactacttcAGCTGATACAGCAAATGAAGAAACCACACCAGATGATACAAGAACAGAGAGATCTACactagctgatacaacaactgaagaaactacaccagccGATACAataactgaagaaactacgacGGCTGATACAACAACCGAAGAAattacaccagctgatacaacaactgaagaaactacgccagctgatacaacaacagaagaaactacaccgactgatacaacaactgaagaaactacttcAGCTGCTAGAACAAATGAAGAAACCACACCAGCTAATACAACAACAGAAGGATTTACACAAGCTGTTactacaactgaagaaactacaacAGCTGAAACAACACCTGAAGAAaccacaccagctgatacaacaataGAAGAAACTTCACCGGCTGATACAAAAACTGAAGGAACTACACTGGCTGATACAACAACCGAAGAAaccacaccagctgatacaacaactgaaggAACTACACTAGCT AAACCACACCTACTGATACAACAAtag